Genomic segment of Rhodocaloribacter litoris:
GTTCGTCGAGCAGGAGCTGAAACCGTTCACCGGGCGGGATCTGGAGCGCCCGCAGACCTGGGAGGGCCAGGGCCTCCGCCTCTCGCCGGCCACCCTGCAGGCCATCCGCCGGGCCCAGCGCATCGGCGAAAACCTCTACAGCGGCGGCAGCATGCGCGTGGCCTTCGAGATGCAGCCGGACGTGCCCGAACGCTCGGGCAATGCCCCCATTCCCGAGCAGGTCTCGATCCGGTTGCTGGGCAAGGAGGACACCTACCGGCTCGGCTCCCCCTTCTGGACCGCCTACCAGTGGCCGGGCGAGCCCGGCGTCATCGTCCGGCTCTCGACGCGGGCCGGGGAACTGCCCCCGAAACGCTATGAAGGCGAATGGGCCCTCTTCCGGCTGCTGCACGAGGCCCAGGTGCGCCGCAAGCCCGGCTCCAGCACCGAGTATGAGGTGCGGATCCCCTTCGAAGAGCCCGGGCAGTACGTCATCACCGCGCGCTACCACCTGCGCACACGCAGCTCGGCCAACCCGTTCGACAACCCGAGCGGCTTCTTCGACTTTCGCCCGCCGGAGCGCCTGAACTGACGGACCGTCTCCCTCGAAGCACAACCCATGCAGACCCTCCCCACGACGATCGCCTATTTCGGGAAGCTCCCCACGCACGGCGACTTCGTGCAGCGCAACGCGGGCGGAGCCGCCCTCCGGGCGCTGGATGCATGGCTCCAGAAGGGGCTCTATGTAGCCCGGCGGCAACTCGGGGCCCGGTTCGAGGCCACCTACGATGCCATGCCTCCCTTCGCGTTCCGCTATCACACCGGCGACGGCCTGCTCGTCGGCGTGATCCATCCCAGCCGCGACCGCGTCGGGCGCCGCTATCCCTTCATGGTCGCCTTCGAGGTGCCGGAGGCGGAGGCCGGGCCCGCACCGGTCCCCGAAACCCCGCTCCGCTATGCGGCCTTCTTCGAACGTGCCGCGCAGCTCGCACGGCGTGCAGCCGGGGGAGACCTGGAACCCGCCCTCCTGGCGCCGGCCGCCGAGCGCTTCGGCGACCTCGTCGACGGCCGGGACGCCCGCCCCGCCCTGGAACGCTTCTACCGGGAGACGCCGCTGCCCACCCTCTGGGAACACCTGTGGGGCCATGCGGACGACTCGCGCAAGTACATCCTCTTCAAGAACCTGCTCGACATCCTCCTGCCGCTGCAACGGACCGTCCCGACCGGCTTCCCGCTGGTCCTGCGCTTCCCCCTCTGTGCCGATGCCGGGCGCCGGCCCTTCGTGGTGAGCTTCTGGACGGACGTATGCCTGCGCCTGGTCGACGGGCCGGCCGCGGGCAGCTCCGCCTGTCCCAGCCTTTTCTGGACGCATCCCGTCTCGCAGGAAACGCCGAACGCCCCGCACCTTCTGTTGACCCTGCGCCCCCCCCGGGCCGGCTCCTTCGCCCTGCTCGTGAATCCGGCGCTGGACGACGACACCCTCTGCGACCTCGAATCCCTCGGGAGCCGGAACGCTGCGCAGGCCGCCCTCGCGATCCCCGCCCGCTATGGCGAACTGCTCGAAGCCGACCACCTGAGCCTGGCGACCTTCCTGGACCGGCTCTGACCATCGAACCCCAAGCCCGCCCCCCGATCATGGCCGAGACCGAAACACAGCAAAACGTTGCCTACGTCACTCCCCTGGTGGGGGAGTTGTTGTTGCCGGTGTCGGAGTCGTCGCCGACGGGCCGGGACGTCAGCTACGAGGACGATTTTCAGGCGTTGAAGGCGGAGGTGGACCTGATCAGCAGCCCGACGGGGGAGGCGGACTTTGAGCGGATCGTGTCGCTGGCGCAGTTGGTCTTGCGCGAGCAGTCGAAGGATCTGGTGACGGCGGGCTACCTGACGGTGGGATTGATGCAGACGCGGGGGGTGGCGGGTCTGGCGGAGGGTTGGTCGGTGGT
This window contains:
- the tagF gene encoding type VI secretion system-associated protein TagF, whose amino-acid sequence is MQTLPTTIAYFGKLPTHGDFVQRNAGGAALRALDAWLQKGLYVARRQLGARFEATYDAMPPFAFRYHTGDGLLVGVIHPSRDRVGRRYPFMVAFEVPEAEAGPAPVPETPLRYAAFFERAAQLARRAAGGDLEPALLAPAAERFGDLVDGRDARPALERFYRETPLPTLWEHLWGHADDSRKYILFKNLLDILLPLQRTVPTGFPLVLRFPLCADAGRRPFVVSFWTDVCLRLVDGPAAGSSACPSLFWTHPVSQETPNAPHLLLTLRPPRAGSFALLVNPALDDDTLCDLESLGSRNAAQAALAIPARYGELLEADHLSLATFLDRL